TTTTCCGATGATGGGGTGGGGGTGCAGGATGCCCGCTTAATGCGGGAGGCTTTCCTACGGGCCGCTTCCCTTCGTATGCCCATCCTGGCCCATTGTGAGGAGAATGCGTTGGCCAAAGGAGGGGTGGTTCACGAAGGAGAGGTGAGCCGGCGTCTTGGACTCCCAGGCATTCCGGGGGAAGCGGAGGCGGTGCAGGTGGCAAGAGACCTCGTTCTGGCCGAGGCGACCGGTGTTCATTACCATGTTTGCCACGTTAGCAGCCGCTACTCCGTATTGCAGATCCGGGCGGCGAAGGAAAGGGGGGTTTCGGTTACCGCTGAGGTAACCCCTCACCACCTCCTTTTGGATGAGACTTCCATCTCCGATGCCGATGCCCGCTTTAAGATGAATCCTCCCCTCCGATCGGTGGAGGATCGCAGGGCGCTCATCGAGGCCTTGCGGGATGGAACCATTGATTTTATCGCTACGGATCACGCTCCTCATACGGAGGAGGAGAAGGGGAGGGGGATGATTCTTTCTCCCTTCGGCATCGTAGGCCTTGAGACCGCCTTTCCCCTCCTCTACACCCACCTGGTGGAGAAAGGCATCTTCACCCTCTATGAACTGGTGGAGCGGATGACCCTGAAACCCGCAAGATTTTTCCACCTTCCCTATGGAGAGATCCGCGAAGGGGCGACGGCCGATCTCACCCTGATTGATCTTGCGAAAGAAAGGGAGATCGATCCGAAACGATTCGCATCCAAAGGGAAGAACACTCCTTTTGCCGGATGGAGGGTGAAGGGCTGGCCGGTGATCACCCTGGTGGAAGGCCGGATTGTTTGGAAAGAGACCGAATCGGAAAGATAAAGGGATGGAATGAAAGAACGGTGAACAACCTTTTTGGACATAAAAGGTCTGTATGGACGAAAAGGATAAGAGCAGCAAAGGTCTAAAGGGATAAGAGAATTCCGGACGAATGAATTTGGCTTACAGAATAAAAATGGGGCCAACGAGTGGAAAGGTCATGGGGATTTTGATGGGAAGAGGTTTGCGATCAGGAAGGCCAATGAAGTTTTTAAGGGAACACAGAGAAAAGGAAGAAGGGGTGGGAAGATGAGAGTAAAGTTGGTCTTGGAAGATGGAACCACCTATCACGGGGGAAGTTTTGGGTATCCCGCCGGCGAAACGGTGGGAGAAGTGGTCTTTAATACGGGCATGACAGGCTATCAGGAGGTACTGTCCGATCCTTCCTATTGCGGGCAGATCGTCACCATGACCTACCCCTTGATCGGCAATTATGGTCTCAACCGGGAAGATTTTGAATCTCTGCGGCCCCAGGTGAAGGGATTTATCGTCCGGGAGTTTGCCGCCTCCCCCAGCAACTGGAGAAGCGAGATCCCATTGGATGAGGTTTTAAAAACATATCGAATTCCAGGAATTTATGGCGTCGATACCCGGAAACTGACTCGGAAGATCCGCTATGAGGGAACGATGAAGGGGGCGATCGTACCGGAGGAGATGGAGTTAGAAGAGGTTTTCTCTCTCCTCGCCCCTCCTCTCCCAAGGGATCAAGTGAGACAGGTCTCCACCCGTACTCCCTACAGGATCCCCGGAGAGAAAGAACGGATTCTCCTCATCGATTACGGGGCGAAAGGGGGCATTCTCCGGGAATTGTCTTTACGGGGGTGTGAGGTGATCGTTGCCCCGTATAACGTGAGCCCCGATGAGATCCGGCAGTTTTCACCCGACGGGATCCTTCTATCCAACGGGCCTGGGGATCCCGCCGATCTGCCGGAAGCGATCGGTACGGTCCGGGCGATCCTGGGGGAATACCCTCTCTTCGGGATCTGCCTGGGGCATCAGATCTTCTCCCTCGCCTGTGGGGCGAAAAGCGAAAAGATGAAGTTCGGCCACCGAGGGAGCAACCAACCGGTGAAAGACCTGATCACCGGAAGGGTCTACATCACCTCCCAGAATCACGGCTATACCATCCTCCCCTCCTCCCTGGAAGGGACGGAGCTCATCCTCACCCACCGCTCCATGAACGATGACAGCGTGGAGGGGGTAAGGCACTCCCGCCTTCCCGCTTTTTCCGTGCAGTATCATCCGGAAGCTTCCCCCGGTCCTCAGGATTCCACCTACCTCTTTGACCAATTTCTAGAGATGGTGCGGGAAGAGAAGGGGAAGAGAGAAGGGGAATTGAGCATACCAAAGCGAAACCGGGAACGGAGTCAACCTTTAGATATCCAAAAAACTCCGCAATGGAAAAAGAAAGGAGGTGGACTCTATGTCTAAGAGGACGGACCTGCATAAAATCCTGGTGATCGGCTCAGGCCCCATCGTCATCGGACAAGCGGCCGAGTTCGACTACTCCGGAACCCAGGCGTGCCGATCCCTCAAAGAAGAGGGATATGAGGTGATTCTCGTCAACAGCAATCCGGCCACCATCATGACCGATCCCCACATCGCCGACCGGGTCTACATGGAGCCCCTCACTCTGCCGTTTTTGAAAAAAATCATCCGGGTGGAGCGCCCCGACGGGCTCTTGGCCACCCTGGGCGGCCAGACCGGATTAAATCTGGCGGTTCAGCTTGCGGAAAGCGGTTTTCTCACCGAGGAAGGGGTGGAACTTCTGGGTACCCGCCTTCCTTCCATTGAGCAGGCGGAGGATCGGGAGAAATTCCGCGCGCTGATGAAGGAGATCGGAGAGCCCATTCCCGAAAGCCTCATCGTCCATTCGGTGGAGGAGGCTGTCCGATTCGCCGAACAAGAGGGATACCCACTCATTATCCGCCCCGCCTATACCCTGGGGGGAACCGGAGGAGGAATCGCCCATGATGAAGAGGAACTAAAGGAGATTACCCACAACGGGCTTACTTTAAGCCCCATACGTCAATGCCTGATCGAAAAAAGCCTTTTGGGAATGAAGGAGATTGAATATGAGGTGATGCGGGATCGGATCGATAACGCCATCATCGTCTGCAACATGGAGAATGTGGATCCGGTGGGAATCCATACCGGCGATAGCATCGTCGTCGCTCCCAGCCAAACCTTGACCGATCGACAGCATCAAATGCTCCGGTCCGCGTCGCTCAGGATCATCCGCGCCCTCCGGATCGAGGGGGGATGCAACGTTCAGTTTGCTTTGGACAAGAGGAGCGATGCCTACTATGTGATTGAGGTCAACCCCAGAGTGAGCCGCTCCAGCGCCTTGGCCTCGAAAGCGACAGGGTACCCTATCGCCGCCATCTCCGCCAAAATCGCCGTGGGGTATACCTTGGATGAGATCCTGAACCCCATCACCCGGAAAACCTTTGCTTGTTTTGAACCGGCCCTCGATTATGTGGTGACCAAACTTCCCCGCTTCCCCTTCGACAAATTTATAACCGCCAAAAGGGAACTGGGGACACAAATGAAGGCGACCGGGGAGACCATGGCCATCGGCCGCACCCTGGAGGAGTCCATGCTCAAGGCGGTCCGTTCCCTGGAGATCGGCCGGGATCATCTCATTCTGAAAAAAGCGGAAAGGATGAGCAAGGAAGAGCTCCTTGCTGAGATCGCCAAGGGGGATGATGAACGCCTCTTTCTCATCGCCGAGGCGTATCGGAAAGGGGTGAGCGAGGAAGAGCTTTCCCTCTACTCCGGTTATGATCCCTTCTTCCTCCGGTCGATCGAAAGAATCGTCCGGATGGAACAAGAACTTGCCCGAGGGCTCAATGGGGAGGTCGTTAGGGAAGCAAAGCGGATGGGCTTCACCGATCGGGCGATCGCTTACTTTAGCGGGCATGCCGAGGAGACGGTTCGTCATTTACGGGAAGAGATGGGTATATTCCCTGTCTATAAGATGGTGGATACCTGTGCCGGCGAGTTTGAAGCGGAAACCCCCTATTTCTACTCCACCTATGAAGAGGAGAATGAGTGGCGAAAGGGAAAGCGTCCTGCCGTGGTCGTTATCGGCTCCGGTCCCATCCGCATCGGGCAGGGGATCGAATTTGATTATTCCACCGTCCATGCGGTTTGGGCGATTCGGGAAGCGGGGTATGAAGCGGTCATCATCAACAACAATCCGGAGACGGTCTCCACCGATTTCTCCATTTCCGACCGCCTCTACTTCGACCCTCTTTACCATGAAGATGTGCTCCACATCTTAAGACAGGAAAACCCGGTGGGAGTTATCCTCCAGTTTGGAGGGCAGACCGCCATCAACCTGGCCCAGACCATAGAACGGGCCGGTTATAGGATTCTCGGCACCTCCAGGGAGGCGATCGATGAAGCGGAAGACCGGGAACGCTTTGAGGCGCTTCTTCAGCGGTTGGAGATGAAACGGCCCCTCGGGAAGACCATCACCTCTCCCCATGAAGCCGTGCAGGTGGCGAGGGAGCTGGGCTTTCCCTGCCTGGTTCGCCCCTCCTATGTCCTGGGAGGAAGGGCGATGGAGATTATTTACCAGGAGGAGGAACTGAACGAATATCTACAGGCGGCGGTTACCGTCACCCCCGATCATCCGGTGCTCATCGACCGTTATCTCCAAGGCAAGGAAGTGGAGGTGGATGCCATCTCCGACGGCCGGGAGGTTCTGATCCCGGGGATTATGGAGCATATTGAGCGGGCCGGGGTCCATTCCGGGGATTCCATCGCCGTCTATCCGGCCCCCTCCCTCACTTGGGAAGAGAAACGTGAGATCACCGCCATGACGGAACGAATCGCGTTAAGCCTGGGGATCAGAGGGTTGATCAATATCCAATTTGTCCTTTATGAAGGGGAGATCTATGTACTGGAAGTAAATCCCAGGGCTTCCCGGACCATCCCCTTTATCAGCAAGGTGACGGGTATCCCCATGGCCAATCTGGCCACCAAGATCATCCTGGGTGCCACACTGAAAGAGTTGGGCTATGAAGGGGGACTCCATCCGGAGGGAAAGGACTTCTCCGTCAAGGTACCGGTCTTCTCCTTTGCCAAGCTGCGCCGGGTCGATGTGATGCTGGGGCCGGAGATGAAATCGACGGGGGAAGTGATCGGCCGGGCCGAGACCTTACCAAAGGCCCTCTATAAAGGTATGATCGCCGCCGGGATGAAGATACCGGAAAGCGGCGTGCTCCTCGTGACGGTGGCCGATAAGGATAAGGGAGAAGCCCTTCCCCTCATCCGCTGCTTCGTCCAGCTCGGTTTCCAGGTGCTGGCCACCGACGGGACGGCCCGTTTTTTGAGTGAAAACGGCTTAAAGGTGAAAGTGGTGAATAAGATCAACGGTCCTTCCCCAACGGTGATCGATGTGATCCGTGAGCGGAAGGTAGATCTGGTGATCAACACCATTACCCGGGGAAAGACCCCGGCCCGGGACGGCTTCCGCATCCGCCGAGAAGCGGTGGAAAACGGCATCCCCTGCCTTACCTCCTTGGATACGGCCCAGGCCATCCTCACGGTATTGGAAACCATCACCTTCCGGGTTGAGGATATCACGAAGAATAATTACAAAGGGAAGAAATTCCATGAGGACGAAGGCAAAGCGCAGGGATTCATGAAGGATCACTGTAAAGGGGAGGGATCCTCACGGGAAAAGGCGGGGAGGAGAGATCCACGCCAAATGACGGCAGGGAGGAGGTGCTGAATGGTGGATCGCGATGATGCCCTTGTGGTTTCCCAGGAGGAGATCGGAGAAGGAATTTACCGCCTGATCGTGGAGACCCCCCTTGCTCTAGACGCCCTCCCCGGTCAGTTCCTCCATGTGAAAGTGGCGGAAGGCTTTGACCCTCTCCTGCGCCGTCCGATCAGCATCGCCGACGCCGAAAGAAAGACGGGGCGCATCACCCTCATCTACCGGGTGGAGGGGAGGGGGACGGCCCTTCTCGCCCGGAAACAAAAAGGGGAAAAGGTGGACATTCTGAGCCCGTTGGGACAAGGATTCCCCACCCATCTCCGCCGCCCCGGGGAGCGGACTCTCCTGGTAGGCGGAGGAATCGGGGTTCCCCCTCTGCACTATCTGGCGAAAGTTCTCTCCTCCATGGGCGTAGAGGTGGTCGTTCTCCTCGGCTTTGCCGGAAAAGGGCAGGCGATTTTCATCGAAGAGTTCGGACGTCTCGGTGAGGTAAAAGTTTCCACCGATGACGGCAGCCTGGGAGAGAAAGGCCTCGTCACCCGGTTCCTCCCTGAGGAGGATGAGAAAGGTTGGACCGCCCTCTATAGCTGCGGCCCCACTCCCATGCTGAAAGGAATTGAGGCGAGATATCGGGGGAAGGGGAAAGAGGTGTACCTCTCCCTGGAAGAGCGGATGGGTTGCGGGATCGGCGCTTGCCTCGCCTGCATGATTCCCCCCGGGGAAAAGGGGAAGAAATCCTACTATAAGATCTGCCGAGACGGCCCCGTTTTCCGGCTGGGGGAGGTTAAGTTATCATGAGAAAGGAATGGAAGGCCATGAATGCGGAGAGGGCGGATGGAGATCTCCTTTCTGCGGAGAAAAAGCGGGCTGAACATTTCTATCCCCTGACGGAAGATGTGCGTCGCCGCCTCGAAGTCCACCTGGCCGGCATCTCCTTTCCCAATCCCGTCATGCCGGCTTCCGGTTGCTTCGGCTTTGGCAGGGAGTATGCCCAGTTTTATGATCTCAACCTCCTCGGAGCCATCGTGGTGAAGGCGACCACTTTGGAAGAACGCCTGGGGAATCCAACTCCCCGGGTGGCGGAGACACCGTCGGGGATGTTAAACGCCATCGGCCTTCAGAACCCGGGCCTTAAGAAGGTGATGGAGGAGGAGCTCCCTTGGCTCGCCCGGTTTACCCCTCCTGTCATCGTCAATGTGGCCGGAACGATGATCGAAGATTATGTGGCGGTGGCGGAGAAGATCTCCCAGGTGGAAAATGTGGCTGCACTGGAGCTAAATATCTCCTGTCCCAATGTAAAATGCGGCGGCATCACCTTCGGAACCGACCCGGGACTGGCAGGGGAGCTGACGAAAGAGATTAAGCGGGTGAGCAAAAAGCCGGTGTTCGTCAAGCTTTCCCCCAACGTAACCGACATCGGCGAGATCGCAAGAGCAGTGGAGAAGGCGGGGGCTGACGGCCTTTCCATGATCAACACCTTGGTTGGCATGAGGATTGATCTGAAGAAGAGAAAACCGATTTTGGCCAATCAAACGGGAGGACTTTCCGGCCCTGCCATCAAGCCCATCGCGATCCGCATGATTTATGAGGTGAGCCGGCAGGTGGAGATTCCCATCATCGGCATGGGGGGAATTACCTCGGCCGAAGATGTGATCGAGTTCTTTCTGGCAGGAGCCTCGGCGGTGGCGGTGGGAACGGCCAACTTCGTCGATCCCTACGTCATGCCGAAGATCATCAAGGACCTTCCCCATCTGCTTGACCGCATGGGTGTGGAAAAGATCTCCGATTTAACGGGGGAAGCGTGGAAGAATGAAGGTTGGTGGGGAAATGTAAGGAAACGGTGATGGGAAGGCAAGGAGTGCCCTGAGTCGATTTTAGGTGATGGGTTTAAGCATTCTATGGGAAGATAAGATGGAGGGAGAGGATCGGATCGATGCCGGATAAAAAAGAAAAGATCCGTTGGCGGGAGCGGCTCATCATCGCACTCGATTTTCCCGCGACGG
The DNA window shown above is from Thermicanus aegyptius DSM 12793 and carries:
- the carA gene encoding glutamine-hydrolyzing carbamoyl-phosphate synthase small subunit; its protein translation is MRVKLVLEDGTTYHGGSFGYPAGETVGEVVFNTGMTGYQEVLSDPSYCGQIVTMTYPLIGNYGLNREDFESLRPQVKGFIVREFAASPSNWRSEIPLDEVLKTYRIPGIYGVDTRKLTRKIRYEGTMKGAIVPEEMELEEVFSLLAPPLPRDQVRQVSTRTPYRIPGEKERILLIDYGAKGGILRELSLRGCEVIVAPYNVSPDEIRQFSPDGILLSNGPGDPADLPEAIGTVRAILGEYPLFGICLGHQIFSLACGAKSEKMKFGHRGSNQPVKDLITGRVYITSQNHGYTILPSSLEGTELILTHRSMNDDSVEGVRHSRLPAFSVQYHPEASPGPQDSTYLFDQFLEMVREEKGKREGELSIPKRNRERSQPLDIQKTPQWKKKGGGLYV
- a CDS encoding dihydroorotase, with translation MSSLLIRNGSVLHVEEREMRREDLLLRDGKIASISPAPSHLSGDEVIEAEGLLVSPGFIDLHVHLREPGFEQKEEIATGTLAAARGGFTTVAAMPNTRPILDSVEELEWLQKKIAREGVVRVLPIAAITKGELGRELTEMERLKEAGAFAFSDDGVGVQDARLMREAFLRAASLRMPILAHCEENALAKGGVVHEGEVSRRLGLPGIPGEAEAVQVARDLVLAEATGVHYHVCHVSSRYSVLQIRAAKERGVSVTAEVTPHHLLLDETSISDADARFKMNPPLRSVEDRRALIEALRDGTIDFIATDHAPHTEEEKGRGMILSPFGIVGLETAFPLLYTHLVEKGIFTLYELVERMTLKPARFFHLPYGEIREGATADLTLIDLAKEREIDPKRFASKGKNTPFAGWRVKGWPVITLVEGRIVWKETESER
- the carB gene encoding carbamoyl-phosphate synthase large subunit, translating into MSKRTDLHKILVIGSGPIVIGQAAEFDYSGTQACRSLKEEGYEVILVNSNPATIMTDPHIADRVYMEPLTLPFLKKIIRVERPDGLLATLGGQTGLNLAVQLAESGFLTEEGVELLGTRLPSIEQAEDREKFRALMKEIGEPIPESLIVHSVEEAVRFAEQEGYPLIIRPAYTLGGTGGGIAHDEEELKEITHNGLTLSPIRQCLIEKSLLGMKEIEYEVMRDRIDNAIIVCNMENVDPVGIHTGDSIVVAPSQTLTDRQHQMLRSASLRIIRALRIEGGCNVQFALDKRSDAYYVIEVNPRVSRSSALASKATGYPIAAISAKIAVGYTLDEILNPITRKTFACFEPALDYVVTKLPRFPFDKFITAKRELGTQMKATGETMAIGRTLEESMLKAVRSLEIGRDHLILKKAERMSKEELLAEIAKGDDERLFLIAEAYRKGVSEEELSLYSGYDPFFLRSIERIVRMEQELARGLNGEVVREAKRMGFTDRAIAYFSGHAEETVRHLREEMGIFPVYKMVDTCAGEFEAETPYFYSTYEEENEWRKGKRPAVVVIGSGPIRIGQGIEFDYSTVHAVWAIREAGYEAVIINNNPETVSTDFSISDRLYFDPLYHEDVLHILRQENPVGVILQFGGQTAINLAQTIERAGYRILGTSREAIDEAEDRERFEALLQRLEMKRPLGKTITSPHEAVQVARELGFPCLVRPSYVLGGRAMEIIYQEEELNEYLQAAVTVTPDHPVLIDRYLQGKEVEVDAISDGREVLIPGIMEHIERAGVHSGDSIAVYPAPSLTWEEKREITAMTERIALSLGIRGLINIQFVLYEGEIYVLEVNPRASRTIPFISKVTGIPMANLATKIILGATLKELGYEGGLHPEGKDFSVKVPVFSFAKLRRVDVMLGPEMKSTGEVIGRAETLPKALYKGMIAAGMKIPESGVLLVTVADKDKGEALPLIRCFVQLGFQVLATDGTARFLSENGLKVKVVNKINGPSPTVIDVIRERKVDLVINTITRGKTPARDGFRIRREAVENGIPCLTSLDTAQAILTVLETITFRVEDITKNNYKGKKFHEDEGKAQGFMKDHCKGEGSSREKAGRRDPRQMTAGRRC
- a CDS encoding dihydroorotate dehydrogenase, producing the protein MRKEWKAMNAERADGDLLSAEKKRAEHFYPLTEDVRRRLEVHLAGISFPNPVMPASGCFGFGREYAQFYDLNLLGAIVVKATTLEERLGNPTPRVAETPSGMLNAIGLQNPGLKKVMEEELPWLARFTPPVIVNVAGTMIEDYVAVAEKISQVENVAALELNISCPNVKCGGITFGTDPGLAGELTKEIKRVSKKPVFVKLSPNVTDIGEIARAVEKAGADGLSMINTLVGMRIDLKKRKPILANQTGGLSGPAIKPIAIRMIYEVSRQVEIPIIGMGGITSAEDVIEFFLAGASAVAVGTANFVDPYVMPKIIKDLPHLLDRMGVEKISDLTGEAWKNEGWWGNVRKR
- a CDS encoding dihydroorotate dehydrogenase electron transfer subunit, whose product is MVDRDDALVVSQEEIGEGIYRLIVETPLALDALPGQFLHVKVAEGFDPLLRRPISIADAERKTGRITLIYRVEGRGTALLARKQKGEKVDILSPLGQGFPTHLRRPGERTLLVGGGIGVPPLHYLAKVLSSMGVEVVVLLGFAGKGQAIFIEEFGRLGEVKVSTDDGSLGEKGLVTRFLPEEDEKGWTALYSCGPTPMLKGIEARYRGKGKEVYLSLEERMGCGIGACLACMIPPGEKGKKSYYKICRDGPVFRLGEVKLS